The Gemmatimonadota bacterium DH-78 region TGGCGGAGCGGGTGTCGGTGCCGGTGGTGGCGTCGGGCGGCGCGGGAGAGGCGGCCCACCTGCGCGATGCCTACCGGCAGGGGCGGGCCTCGGCCGCGCTGCTCGCCGGCATTCTCCACGACGGGCTGACCACCGTCGGCGCCCTCAAGGCCGCACTCGCGGCCGACGGCATCGACGTTCGCCCCACTGCTTCCGGAGCGGACTCGTGACCGACCGACGCATCGCCGAGCCGGCCGATCTCGACACGCTCTCCTTCGACGACAGCGGGCTGATTCCGGTGGTCGCGCAGGGCGCCGACGACGGCGCCGTGCTGATGGTGGCGTGGGCGAACCGCGAGGCGCTGGAGCGCACCCTCGACACGGGCCGCATGCACTTCTGGTCGCGGTCGCGGCAGTCGCTGTGGATGAAGGGGGAGACGAGCGGCAACGTGCTCACCCTGGTGTCGCTCCACGCCGACTGCGACGAAGACACCCTCCTCGCGCGGGTGCAGCCGGCCGGCCCCGCCTGCCACACCGGCGAGACTTCCTGCTTCGGGGCGCACAGCGCCCCCGCCCGCGCCGACCACCCCCTGCACGGGGTGTGGAACACGCTGGTGGAGCGAGCCGCCGAGCGCCCGGAGGGCAGTTACACGGTCAAGCTGCTCGACGACCCCAACCTGCGGGTGAAGAAGCTGGGCGAGGAGACCGCCGAGCTGATCCAGTCGCTGGTTCAGGGCGACGCTCCCCGCGCCACCGAAGAGGTGGCCGACCTGTGGTATCACGCGCTGGTCGCCCTCCTCGCGACGGGTGGCTCGCTCGACGGAATCCTCGAAGAACTGCAGCGCAGGAGATAGACGGCGCGATGAGTTGGATCGTCCACAAGTTCGGGGGCACGAGCCTCGCCGGCCCCGAGGAATTCCGACGGGTTGCACGGATCGTCGCGGCGCCGGACACGCGGCGGCGCGCGGTGGTCGTGTCGGCGCCGGCCGGCGTCACGGATCGGCTGCTCGCCCTGCTCGACCTCGCGGCCGAGACGCCGCTCCCGACCCGACTCGCCGCGCTCCGCACCGATCTGGTGGCGCTGATCGACGCCCTCGTCGACGGCGAGGTGCGCGATCGCCTGGTGGCCGAGCTCGACGGCGATCTCGAAACGATTCGGGCGATCGGCGCCTCCACCGCACTGCTGCGCGCGGTACCCGCCGAGGCCTGGGCGCTGGTGTCGGGGTTCGGCGAGTTCTGGTCGGCGCGGCTGCTCGCGGCCGTGGTGTCGAAGGGGGGCGAGGCCTCGGCCGACTGGCTCGACGCCCGCCGCTTCCTGGTGGTGGGGTCGGCCGAGCTGGGTCCCGTGGTGGACTGGGCGACGAGCCGCGAGCGGCTGCAGGCGCAGCTCGCCGACTCGCCCGCCGAGGTGGTGGTCGTGACCGGCTACGTTGCGCGCACGGCGGCCGGGAGTCCCACCACCCTCGGGCGCAACGGCAGCGATCACTCCGCCTCGATCATGGGTGCCCTGCTCGGTGCCGACGAGGTGGTGATCTGGACCGACGTCGACGGGGTGCTGAGCGGGGATCCGCGCATCGAGACCGAGGCCGCCGTGGTGCCGCGGCTCACCTACGACGAGGCGATGGAGCTGGCGTACTTCGGCGCCCGGGTGATCCATCCGGCCACCATGGCGCCGCTGGTGTCGGCCGGCATTCCGCTCTCGATCCGCAACACCTTCGCGCCCGAGCGGCCCGGCACCCGCATCGAGGCGGAGAGCGACGGCAGCCACGGTGCCAAGGGCATCACCGTGATCGATCGCATGGCGCTGATCAACCTGCAGGGCGCCGGCCTGATCGGGGTGCCCGGCACGGCGGCGCGACTCTTCGAGGCGCTCCGACAGGCGGGCATCTCGGTGGTGGTGATCTCGCAGGGCAGCTCCGAGCACTCGATCTGCGTGGCGGTGCGCTCGACCGTGGCGGACCAAGCCCGCACGGTGATCGAAGACGCCTTCGCGCGCGAACTCGAGCGCGGTCAGATCCAGGGAGTGGAGGTTCAGGACGACTGCGCGATCGTGGCCGTGGTGGGCGACGGCATGCGCGGCACCCCCGGGGTGGCGGCGCGGCTCTTCGGCGCCCTCGGCCGGGCGGGCGTGAACGTGCGGGCGATCGCGCAGGGTGCGTCGGAGCGCAACATCTCGGCCGTGATCGACGGCGCCGACTCGGCCCGGGCGCTGCGGGCGGCCCACTCGGCCTTCTACCTCTCGCCCCGTACCATCTCGGTGGGGCTGATCGGACCGGGCCAGGTAGGCGGCCAGTTTCTCGACCAGCTGGCCGAGGGGCTCGAGTGGATCTCGGCCGACAACCACGTCGACGTGCGGCTCCGGGGCATCGCCCGGTCGCGGCGCATGGCGCTCTCCGAGTCGGGCATCGACCTCGTGCGGTGGCGCGACGCGGTGGCCGCGGCCGACGAGCCCTCCGACCTCGACGCCTTCATCGATCACATCCGCGCCGACCACCTGCCGCACACCGTGGTGATCGACTGCTCGGCCTCGCCCGACACCGCCGAGCGCTACGGCGACTGGATGGCCGAGGGCATCCATGTGATCGCCGCCAACAAGGTGGCCGGGTCGGCGTCGATCGAGCGGTTCCGCGAGATGCACCGGCGTCGGCGGAAGGGCGGCGCCCGCTTTCTGCAGGAGTCGACGGTGGGGGCGGGCCTCCCGATCCTGACCACCCTTCGCGACCTGCGGACCACCGGCGACCGCATCTCGAAGGTGGAGGGCATTCTCTCGGGCACCCTCGCCTACCTCTTCAACGTGTACGACGGTTCGCGGCCCTTCTCGGCCGTGGTCGCCGAGGCGCGGGCGAAGGGCTTCACCGAGCCGGACCCGCGCGACGACCTTTCGGGCATGGACGTGGCTCGCAAGCTCGTGATCGTGGCGCGCGAGATGGGGCTCGACCTCGAGCTCGCCGACGTCGAGGTGGAGTCGCTGGTGCCCCCGCAGCTCGAGGGGCTCGACGCCGACGCCTTCGTCGCGGCCTTCGCCGAGTGCGACGCCGCCATGGAGGAGCGCCGGGCGACCGCCGCGGCCGAGGGCCGGGTGCTGCGGTACGTGGGGTCGGTCACCACCGACGGCCGCGCCGCCGCGCGCATCGAGGCTCTTTCGAGCGACCATCCCTTCGCCTCGATCGACCTCACCGACAACGTGATTCGGATCGCCTCGGCGCGATACTCGGAGAATGCGTTGATCGTGCGTGGACCGGGGGCCGGGCCGGCGGTGACCGCCGGGGGCGTCTTCGCCGATTTCCTTCGACTCTGTACCGGGCTGGGTGCCGACACCGACCCGGGGGGACTGGACTGACATGAGACTTCGCCGCTGCCGTCCGCTGCTGCTCCTCGTGGGCCTGGCCGGTTGCGGCGGGTCCGCGCCCGGGGCGGTCGCACCCGGGGCGTCGCCCGAGCCCGCGCGCGCGACGCTCGACGCCGAGCCGATCGACTCCGCGCTCGCCGTGCTCACCTTCGACTCGGCGTGGAGCCGGATCAACACGAGCTACTACGACCCCGACTTTCGCGGGCTGGACTGGGGCGCCGTGCGCGACGATCTGCGGCCGGCCGCGACCCGCGTGAGCACCCGCGGAGAACTGCGTGCGGTGCTGCGCGACATGCTCGCCCGGCTGGGCGAGAGCCACTTCGCGATTCTCGCCGAGGAGAGCGTCGACGGGATCGAGGTGGACCCCGGAGACGAAGAGGAGGCCGGCGACGGCAGCGGAGAGGTGCCCCTCGACCTGCGCTGGGTGGAGGGCGAACTCACCGTGGTGGAGGTCTTCGGCGACCCCGAGGCGGTCGGGCCCATCACCGCCGGGTGGATCCTCGACGGCGTGGGGGATCGCGACTTCGCCGAATGGCGCGAGGTGGTGGCCTCCGCCGACTCCGAGGCGGCCCGGAAGGGACTGCTGACCGAGACGGTGTCGACGGCCCGCGCGCTGCTCGCCGGCTCCACCGGCACCGAGGTTTCGCTGGCTCTGCGCGACGGCACCGGCACGCCGCGCACCGTCGCCGCTCGACGGGTGCCGATCCGCGGCGAACGCGTGCAGTTCGGTGCCCTCCCGGCGATGGTGGCCCACCTCGAGGTGGAGCGGGTGGAGCGCGACGGCGGGTGCGTCGGCCGGATCGCCTTCAACGTGTGGATGATCCCGCTCGTGGAAGACTTCAACCGCGCCGTCGACGCCACCGCAGACTGCACCGGCATGGTGATCGACCTGCGGGGCAACCCCGGCGGGGTGGGCGGCATGGTGATGTCGACCGCCGGCTCCTTCTTCGGAGAGCGGGCCGACCTCGGCGCGCTCACCTCCCGCACGGGCCAGATCCGCTTCGTGGCCATGCCGCGGGCCGTGGATACCGAGGGCGCGCTGCGGCAGCCGTTCGAAGGTCGGCTCGCGGTGCTCGTGGACGAGATGAGCATGAGCACCTCGGAGGTGTTCGCCGCCGGATTGAAGTCCACGGGTCGCGCGCGCGTATTCGGGCGGACCACCCCCGGGTACGCCCTGCCCGCGATGACCCTGCGCCTGCCCAGCGGCGACGTGCTGTACCACGTGATTTCGAACCTGACGGACCCGGAAGGCGTACGCATCGAGGGGCGCGGCGTCGAGCCCCACGAAGTGATCCCCCTGCGAAGGGACGATCTGCTGGCGGGACGTGACGCCGCGCTGGACGCCGCGTTGGACTGGGCTTTCGGCGCGAACTGACCGACAATCCGAGTTGGGTGTCGACCCGGCACGGGGTCTCGACCGCACTCTCCAATGGAGTTTCAGATGACCATGCACGCTCGGCCGTCGCGCATCGGCGCTTTCGCCCTCGCGTTGATCGCCGCTCTTCCGCTCGCCGTCCGCGGCCAGGACCTCCCGCCCGCGCAGGAGGTGATCGACCGCTACGTGGAGGCCATCGGCGGCCGCGCGGCGGCCACCGCCGAGATCTCCACCCAGGCGAGCGGATCGTTCGAGGTCCCGGCGATGGGGCTGACCGGCACCCTCGTGACCGTCAACGCCCCCGACGGGGCGATGGCGATGAAGGTGACCGTGCCCGGCATGGGCGACATCCTCTCCGGCTACACCGGCGAGGTGGGCTGGTCGATGGACCCGATGACCGGTGCCCGCCTGCTCGAAGGCGGCGAGCTCACCTCCATGGAGGAGCAGGCCGACCCGCGCTACCGCGTGCGCGACGCCGCCCTCTTCCAGAGTGTCGAGACCGTGGGTGAGAACGAGTTCGAGGGCGACGCCTGCTGGGAGGTGCAGTACACCTGGATCAGCGGCCGCGTCACCAACGAGTGCTTCTCGAAGGACTCCGGGCTGATGGTGGCGAGCATCTCGATGCAGGAGAGCCCGATGGGCGAGGTGGAAGTCGTCTCGCTGATGCAGAACTACGAGCAGTTCGGCGACCTGCTGTACCCGACCCTGCTCCGCCAGCAGATGATGGGGCAGGAGCAGGTGATGCGCCTCACCGAGGTGAGGGTCGGCGACGTCGACCTCCAGCTGCTGGTGCCCCCGACGGCGATCCAGACACTGATCGACGCCGGCGGTTGATGTCGGCCGGCGGGTCCGGGTACGCCCGACTCCGGGGATCGCTGGCGCAGGTGTCGATCCCATTCACCGTCACCTTCCTGGTGGCGGTGAATGGGATCTTCATGTTGGGGCCCTACCTGCACGGCGCCGCCTCCACGCTGCGGGCGGACGACTTCTGGTCGTACAGCGGAGGGTTCGCCCGGCGGGGCCTGTTCGGCGAGGCACTGATCGTGCTGGGTCGGGTGCTGGGGCGAAACCCCACCCCGCTGATGTCGCTGCTGCTGCTGGCCCTCTTCGCGGTCGCGACCGTGTACGTGCTGCGGCTGCTCTGGCGCGACGCGCCGCTGATGGACCGGTTCCTCCTGATCGGCACTCCCCTGCTCTACGGCTTCGGGGTCGATCGCGAGGTGGTACTGCTGGCACCGGCCCTGATGCTCTACCTCGGTCGACGCCGCGGATCCGCGCGCTGGACGCATGCGGGGCTCGCAGCCATTCCGCTGGTGTGTCTGGTGCACGAGCTGGCGATCGCCCTGTACGCGCCCTACCTGCTGGTCGTGTACGCCTCGCGGCCCGGACCGGAGCGCACCGCCGCCTGGACTGCGCTCGCCGCGAGCGCCGCGCTGCTCGCCGGACTCGTGCTCATGGGGAGCGACCCGAATCTGCGACCCGAAACGGAGTTCTGGCCCGCCTTCGGAGTGGTGGGGCTCGAGTCGACCGAACTCTACCGCTTCGCCACGGTGGGGCTGGGCGAGATCCTGTCGGAGCGCGCCGCCACCTACCTCTCCTGGGACGGGCTCACGACGCTGATGTTCTCGGGCCTCCTGGCGGAGTATCTGGTCCTCGGGACCGGTCGCTCCACGGCGGTCCGGCTGGCCACCTTCGCCACGATCGCCGGCACCTTCGTGCTGACCTCGGACCACGGCCGCTACGCGTACGTCCTGCTCTATCTGTTCGTGCTGCTGCGGGCCGCGCATCTCGATGCGCCGGACGAGGGATCGGTATGGACCGGGCCGCGGGTGCGTCCCTTCCTCGTGGGCTTCTGGATGTCCCCGGTGGGGCTGTGGGCGGGCGACATCGGCTGGCCGACGATCCTGCGCATCTATCACGACCTGAGCCGCATCACCGGCCTGTCGCTCTGAGGCCCGGCCTCAGGGGGTCGATTCGAGGGCGCGCCGCGCCGCCTCCAGCCGCTCGGGGGTGCCGATCTCGAGCCAGCGCACCCCGGTCATGTCGAGCGCGCGGATCGCGGCGCCCTCCGAGGCGAGGCGCAGGTAGAGATCGATGATGTCGAAGGGCGGGGTCTCTTCGATGCGGTCGAGCACCTCGGGCGACAGCAGGTGGATGCCGGCGAACGACCAGCGGCGACTCGCCCCCGCGGCTTCGCGCACGGTGCGCTCCCACCCCTCGCGGCGGTTGTCCCGCCCGTAGAGCCCCCGTTCGTCGAAGAGCAGGCACCGGTCGGCGTCCCGGTCCTGCACCAGCAGCGTGCCGAGGGCCTCGGAGCGGCGGTGATCGGCCATGGCTGCGGCCAGATCGAGGTCGGTCACCACATCGCCGACGTGCAGGAAGAAGGGGCGATCCCGGCGGAAGTGCCGCCGCGCGTGGGCCAGCCCACCCCCCGTGCCGAGGGGCGGCGTGGGCTCCGGCGAGAGGATCAGCTCGGCGTCGAGATGCCAGCGCTCCCGCGCGTAGGCCTCCATCGCCTCCGCGAGGTGCGAGATGTTGACGATGATGCGGTCCGCCCCGGCCGCGATCAGCCGCCGCGCCACGTGCTCGATCACCGGTGCACCGGCCACCTCCACGAGGGGCTTGGGCGTGTGGTCGGTGAGCGGCCGCAGCCGGCTTCCGTAGCCGGCCGCGAGAATCATCGCATCCATCAGGACGGGCCCGGCCAGTACGGCCGCTCGCGATGCTCCACCGTCACGCCCACATCGGAATGGTGCTCGCGCAGGTGGGCGGCGAGCCGTTCGGCGAAGAAGACGGATCGGTGCTGCCCCCCGGTGCAGCCGAAGGAGATCGACAGGTGCGTGAAGCCGCGGTCGCGATAGCGGTCCACCTGGGCGTCGGCGAGCCCGCGCACATGCTCCCAGAAGCTCCGGGCCTCGGGCAGCTCCTGGATGAAGTCCGCCACATCGCTCTGCAAACCGGTGTGATCCCGGTACCGCGCCTCGCGCCCCGGATTCGGGATCGCCCGGCAGTCGAACACGAAGCCGCCCCCGTGGCCCGAGCGGTCGTCGGGATAGCCCCGCTTGTAGCTGAAGCTCGTGATCTTCAACTGGAGGCCGCCGGCCGCGGAGTCCCCGGA contains the following coding sequences:
- the hisIE gene encoding bifunctional phosphoribosyl-AMP cyclohydrolase/phosphoribosyl-ATP diphosphatase HisIE, coding for MTDRRIAEPADLDTLSFDDSGLIPVVAQGADDGAVLMVAWANREALERTLDTGRMHFWSRSRQSLWMKGETSGNVLTLVSLHADCDEDTLLARVQPAGPACHTGETSCFGAHSAPARADHPLHGVWNTLVERAAERPEGSYTVKLLDDPNLRVKKLGEETAELIQSLVQGDAPRATEEVADLWYHALVALLATGGSLDGILEELQRRR
- the thrA gene encoding bifunctional aspartate kinase/homoserine dehydrogenase I, with the protein product MSWIVHKFGGTSLAGPEEFRRVARIVAAPDTRRRAVVVSAPAGVTDRLLALLDLAAETPLPTRLAALRTDLVALIDALVDGEVRDRLVAELDGDLETIRAIGASTALLRAVPAEAWALVSGFGEFWSARLLAAVVSKGGEASADWLDARRFLVVGSAELGPVVDWATSRERLQAQLADSPAEVVVVTGYVARTAAGSPTTLGRNGSDHSASIMGALLGADEVVIWTDVDGVLSGDPRIETEAAVVPRLTYDEAMELAYFGARVIHPATMAPLVSAGIPLSIRNTFAPERPGTRIEAESDGSHGAKGITVIDRMALINLQGAGLIGVPGTAARLFEALRQAGISVVVISQGSSEHSICVAVRSTVADQARTVIEDAFARELERGQIQGVEVQDDCAIVAVVGDGMRGTPGVAARLFGALGRAGVNVRAIAQGASERNISAVIDGADSARALRAAHSAFYLSPRTISVGLIGPGQVGGQFLDQLAEGLEWISADNHVDVRLRGIARSRRMALSESGIDLVRWRDAVAAADEPSDLDAFIDHIRADHLPHTVVIDCSASPDTAERYGDWMAEGIHVIAANKVAGSASIERFREMHRRRRKGGARFLQESTVGAGLPILTTLRDLRTTGDRISKVEGILSGTLAYLFNVYDGSRPFSAVVAEARAKGFTEPDPRDDLSGMDVARKLVIVAREMGLDLELADVEVESLVPPQLEGLDADAFVAAFAECDAAMEERRATAAAEGRVLRYVGSVTTDGRAAARIEALSSDHPFASIDLTDNVIRIASARYSENALIVRGPGAGPAVTAGGVFADFLRLCTGLGADTDPGGLD
- a CDS encoding S41 family peptidase, which produces MRLRRCRPLLLLVGLAGCGGSAPGAVAPGASPEPARATLDAEPIDSALAVLTFDSAWSRINTSYYDPDFRGLDWGAVRDDLRPAATRVSTRGELRAVLRDMLARLGESHFAILAEESVDGIEVDPGDEEEAGDGSGEVPLDLRWVEGELTVVEVFGDPEAVGPITAGWILDGVGDRDFAEWREVVASADSEAARKGLLTETVSTARALLAGSTGTEVSLALRDGTGTPRTVAARRVPIRGERVQFGALPAMVAHLEVERVERDGGCVGRIAFNVWMIPLVEDFNRAVDATADCTGMVIDLRGNPGGVGGMVMSTAGSFFGERADLGALTSRTGQIRFVAMPRAVDTEGALRQPFEGRLAVLVDEMSMSTSEVFAAGLKSTGRARVFGRTTPGYALPAMTLRLPSGDVLYHVISNLTDPEGVRIEGRGVEPHEVIPLRRDDLLAGRDAALDAALDWAFGAN
- a CDS encoding nucleotidyltransferase family protein; protein product: MDAMILAAGYGSRLRPLTDHTPKPLVEVAGAPVIEHVARRLIAAGADRIIVNISHLAEAMEAYARERWHLDAELILSPEPTPPLGTGGGLAHARRHFRRDRPFFLHVGDVVTDLDLAAAMADHRRSEALGTLLVQDRDADRCLLFDERGLYGRDNRREGWERTVREAAGASRRWSFAGIHLLSPEVLDRIEETPPFDIIDLYLRLASEGAAIRALDMTGVRWLEIGTPERLEAARRALESTP